Proteins encoded by one window of Paenibacillus urinalis:
- a CDS encoding N-acetyldiaminopimelate deacetylase has protein sequence MSEFVEIRRRLHQIPEPGFEEFKTQALLLEYIGGLPQERLEVKTWRTGILVRVKGLIGERCLGYRADMDGLPIDEETSYEFRSTHPGYMHACGHDLHMAIGLGVLTEIVREPINDDVLFVFQPAEEGPGGALPMLSSEEFKAWKPDFMMGLHIAPEYPVGTIATKPGILFANTSELFIDLTGKGGHAAYPHRAIDMIVATSSLVMQMQSIVSRNVDPLDSVVVTLGKITGGTKQNIIAERVRLEGTIRSLSADSMADVKARIEALLTGVEAGFNCKAELDYGSNYYQVYNHEEEAERFMNFVQHVEGVELIECTEAMTGEDFGYFLRDIPGLMFWLGVDTPYGLHHAKLEPQEEAIGVAINVVSNYLRHRSS, from the coding sequence ATGAGCGAGTTTGTAGAGATAAGACGGAGGCTTCACCAGATTCCGGAGCCAGGCTTTGAAGAGTTTAAGACTCAGGCTTTGCTGCTGGAATACATCGGCGGACTGCCGCAGGAGCGGCTGGAGGTCAAAACCTGGCGTACGGGTATTTTGGTTCGAGTGAAGGGTTTAATTGGTGAGCGGTGCTTGGGATACCGGGCGGATATGGACGGGCTGCCGATCGATGAAGAGACGAGCTATGAATTCCGGTCAACGCATCCGGGTTACATGCATGCTTGTGGACATGATCTGCATATGGCTATCGGTCTTGGGGTACTCACAGAAATCGTGAGAGAGCCGATTAATGATGATGTTCTGTTCGTGTTCCAGCCAGCGGAAGAGGGGCCGGGCGGCGCTTTACCCATGCTTAGCAGCGAGGAATTCAAGGCGTGGAAGCCTGATTTCATGATGGGGCTGCATATTGCTCCCGAATACCCGGTAGGAACGATTGCGACGAAGCCAGGTATCCTGTTCGCGAACACATCAGAGCTGTTTATTGATCTGACAGGTAAAGGCGGCCATGCCGCTTATCCGCATCGGGCCATCGATATGATCGTTGCGACGTCGAGTCTGGTCATGCAGATGCAGTCTATCGTCTCGCGCAATGTCGATCCATTGGATTCCGTTGTTGTGACACTTGGCAAAATTACAGGCGGAACCAAACAGAACATTATTGCAGAACGGGTTCGTCTGGAAGGAACAATTCGGTCCTTGTCAGCCGATTCAATGGCGGATGTAAAAGCCCGGATTGAAGCACTGCTGACAGGCGTAGAGGCCGGCTTTAACTGTAAGGCCGAGCTGGATTACGGCTCCAATTATTATCAGGTGTACAACCATGAAGAAGAAGCCGAGCGATTTATGAACTTCGTTCAACATGTTGAAGGCGTGGAACTGATTGAATGCACGGAAGCCATGACGGGCGAAGATTTCGGATATTTTCTCCGCGATATTCCTGGGTTGATGTTTTGGCTTGGGGTCGACACGCCCTATGGACTGCATCATGCGAAGCTCGAGCCACAGGAGGAAGCGATCGGCGTGGCTATTAACGTTGTATCTAACTATTTGCGCCATCGTTCTTCATAA
- the dapD gene encoding 2,3,4,5-tetrahydropyridine-2,6-dicarboxylate N-acetyltransferase, with the protein MDKTMEVINYIKDSKKVTPVKVYFNGKITSPVEGVKVFDYGDGGVLFGDWAEVQELLANDKGIETYEVEHDRRNSAIPMLDLKGINARIEPGAIIRDKVEIGNNAVIMMGAVINIGVSIGEGTMIDMNATLGGRVQVGKMCHVGAGAVLAGVIEPPSAQPVVIEDDVVIGANVVVLEGVRVGKGAVIAAGAVVIEDVPENAVVAGIPARVIKMVDDKTKSKTTIIEGLRNLK; encoded by the coding sequence ATGGATAAAACAATGGAAGTCATTAATTACATCAAAGATAGCAAAAAGGTTACGCCTGTAAAGGTGTACTTCAACGGTAAAATCACTTCTCCAGTAGAAGGCGTTAAAGTATTTGATTATGGTGACGGCGGCGTGCTGTTTGGCGATTGGGCAGAAGTGCAAGAGCTGCTTGCGAACGACAAAGGAATTGAGACTTACGAGGTGGAGCATGATCGTCGTAACTCTGCAATTCCGATGCTTGACCTGAAGGGAATCAATGCACGTATTGAGCCTGGCGCGATCATTCGTGACAAAGTAGAGATCGGCAACAATGCCGTTATCATGATGGGTGCGGTTATTAATATCGGTGTTTCGATCGGTGAAGGTACGATGATTGATATGAATGCAACGCTTGGCGGACGCGTTCAAGTCGGCAAGATGTGCCACGTTGGCGCAGGTGCGGTACTCGCTGGCGTTATCGAGCCTCCTTCTGCACAACCGGTTGTCATTGAGGATGATGTTGTCATCGGTGCAAACGTTGTTGTTCTCGAAGGTGTGCGCGTGGGCAAAGGCGCTGTAATCGCTGCGGGTGCAGTCGTGATTGAAGATGTGCCGGAGAACGCAGTCGTTGCGGGTATTCCAGCTCGTGTAATCAAAATGGTTGACGACAAGACCAAGTCCAAGACTACAATTATTGAAGGTCTTCGTAACCTGAAATAA
- a CDS encoding GNAT family N-acetyltransferase yields MTMKYSAVQATIHDLDDLVPLFDSYRVFYGQSSNLEGARSFLFNRFNHAESVIFIARAVSDGQAAGFAQLYPTFSSISMQRSWVLNDLYVMEAHRREGIADLLLQQVREFATTTQAKGIALSTAPDNKAARTLYEKHGYVIDDEFYSYYLTLPLQ; encoded by the coding sequence ATGACAATGAAGTATTCTGCCGTCCAGGCAACCATTCATGATTTAGATGATTTGGTTCCACTATTTGATTCTTATCGTGTGTTCTATGGGCAATCATCCAATCTTGAGGGAGCCAGGTCGTTTTTGTTCAACCGCTTTAATCATGCAGAATCGGTAATATTTATCGCACGTGCTGTTTCTGATGGACAAGCCGCTGGGTTTGCTCAGCTCTATCCTACCTTCTCATCTATCTCTATGCAGCGATCATGGGTCCTTAATGATCTATATGTAATGGAAGCACATCGCAGAGAAGGGATTGCAGATTTACTGCTGCAGCAGGTACGGGAGTTTGCGACGACAACACAGGCAAAAGGAATCGCATTATCTACAGCGCCGGATAATAAGGCAGCACGGACGCTTTATGAGAAGCACGGATATGTTATCGATGACGAATTTTATTCTTACTATTTGACATTGCCACTTCAATAG